A window of the Bombina bombina isolate aBomBom1 chromosome 3, aBomBom1.pri, whole genome shotgun sequence genome harbors these coding sequences:
- the LOC128653749 gene encoding uncharacterized protein LOC128653749 isoform X2, with protein sequence MHRSRRSTLPPRRYQSEQEPPAPAKEKIKISFQSISEDDLDIIPPTQYTTVVSAQVHNVEEQGPIDIELAQESPRPQALQTQQANLPLDSVQASFLSAVPPAAMSAVSDLLKNIISAMAAASPGPSVTPAVFPPDPSSQDPDPALTTPSRHRPFTPLIEAPHVATRGPQPGRNMAPQPSTPGLAPGRTIPEAHAISGPMLLPPGPSDLLRQPRGPGPTSGVNAMLVTSPEADIGTSGLADSRAVTRTSAPGATPLAGEHREPSLAVGGLSVGGRRGISSASKLRKRTAHLNVNPQGHQRGRSIIRGSTRQIASDRGRGTRRVNPSRAMRPLQFIQMGDNVNAVQQAAPDIINPHRADSGLVQAAAQPHDIVSNNSLHVNQGNVQSMHVNQNIEHHLPSHHLPSPIGVNAALNGVNVQAAPQGYNTPLVGIHNANVQSLSQLQHPITLGIQGVQPLDQGIHSPMAATQGAHAHSLNHAQSISQACHNPIVDQQGVNAQTSANGQSVSQGFHTPLHIAHPPLATDNPDTSIGQSARQILSLLQGAIGSQSAAKTRTNTATVMSGADAGVPGSITAGAAATTSTAQQGSSGLALQNQPAGQPVSSMGQGPPAISHARPSWIALLPLVRSSLAPSTWHAYARMWSEWDNFCASRGADAAQGSRDNLHDWLALPPG encoded by the exons atgcatcgttccaggcgttctactctgcctcccagacgttaccagtcggaacaggaacctcctgcacctgcaaaagaaaaaataaagataagttttcaatctatttctgaggatgatttagatatcattcccccaactcaatatactactgttgtgtcagcccaggttcataatgtggaagagcagggaccTATTGATATTGAGTTAGCTCAGGAATCCCCCAGACCTCAAGCATTGCAGACCCAGCAGGCTAATTTACCTCTTGATAGTGTACAGGCCTCATTTTTAAGTGCTgtaccccctgctgctatgtcagcagtttctgacctattgaaaaacataatatccgctatggctgcagcctccccagggcccagtgtcacaccagctgttttccctcctgatccttctagtcaggatccggatcctgctttaactacccccagcaggcatcgccctttcacacctctcattGAGGCACCACACGTGGCAACACGCGGTCCCCAGCCCGGCCGGAACATGGCCCCTCAGCCCTCAACACCCGGACTTGCCCCTGGTCGCACCATACCCGAGGCCCATGCCATCTCAGGGCCTATGCTGCTCCCCCCGGGGCCTAGCGATCTCCTTCGCCAGCCGCGTGGTCCGGGTCCGACTTCCGGTGTCAACGCCAtgttagtgacgtcaccggaagcggacatcggcacttccggcttggcagattcccgcgcggtcacaaggacatcggctcccggggcaacgccacttgcaggtgagcaccgagagccgtccttggccgttggcgggttatcagtggggggtcgGAGGGGCATTAGCAGCGCAAGCAAACTGCGCAAGCGAACGGCACATTTGAATGTTAATCCTCAGGGGcatcaaaggggtcgctccatcataagaggtagtaccaggcagatagccagtgataggggtagggggacacgcagagttaacccttccagggcaatgaggccattacagtttatacaaatgggagataacgtaaatgccgttcagcaggccgctcccgatattattaacccacacagggctgatagtggtttagtgcaagcggccgctcagccgcaTGATATTGTGTCTAATAATAGCCTGCATGTGAATCAAGGCAATGTTCAAAGTATGCATGTTAATCAAAACATTGAGCATCATTTACCATCTCATCATTTACCATCCCCCATTGGTGTGAATGCGGCTTTGAATGGTGTGAACGTACAAGCAGCTCCTCAGGGATATAATACACCCCTGGTTGGCATACATAATGCGAATGTGCAATCTTTAAGCCAGCTACAACATCCCATTACTTTAGGCATACAAGGAGTACAACCCCTTGATCAGGGTATCCACTCCCCCATGGCAGCCACGCAgggcgctcatgcacactcattaaaccatgcacaatcaataagccaggcatgccataaccctattgtagaccagcagggtgtgaatgctcagacatctgcgaatggacagtcagtgagtcagggatttcatacaccacttcatatagctcatccaccccttgctactgataatccagacacatccattgggcaaagtgctcgccaaattctttctcttttgcagggggcaattggatcacaaagtgcagcaaaaacacggaccaacactgccacagtcatgagtggggcggatgcaggagtaccaggcagcattacagcaggagcagcagccaccacttccactgcacagcaagggtcttcaggactcgccctccaaaaccagccagcaggccagcccgtttccagcatgggtcagggacctcctgccattagtcacg ctcgtccttcctggatagccttactgccgttggtccgctcctccttagcaccatccacttggcacgcctatgcccgcatgtggtctgaatgggacaatttctgtgcgtccaggggagccgacgctgctcaggggtctagggacaacttacatgattggctg gcactacccccggggtga
- the LOC128653749 gene encoding uncharacterized protein LOC128653749 isoform X1, with protein sequence MHRSRRSTLPPRRYQSEQEPPAPAKEKIKISFQSISEDDLDIIPPTQYTTVVSAQVHNVEEQGPIDIELAQESPRPQALQTQQANLPLDSVQASFLSAVPPAAMSAVSDLLKNIISAMAAASPGPSVTPAVFPPDPSSQDPDPALTTPSRHRPFTPLIEAPHVATRGPQPGRNMAPQPSTPGLAPGRTIPEAHAISGPMLLPPGPSDLLRQPRGPGPTSGVNAMLVTSPEADIGTSGLADSRAVTRTSAPGATPLAGEHREPSLAVGGLSVGGRRGISSASKLRKRTAHLNVNPQGHQRGRSIIRGSTRQIASDRGRGTRRVNPSRAMRPLQFIQMGDNVNAVQQAAPDIINPHRADSGLVQAAAQPHDIVSNNSLHVNQGNVQSMHVNQNIEHHLPSHHLPSPIGVNAALNGVNVQAAPQGYNTPLVGIHNANVQSLSQLQHPITLGIQGVQPLDQGIHSPMAATQGAHAHSLNHAQSISQACHNPIVDQQGVNAQTSANGQSVSQGFHTPLHIAHPPLATDNPDTSIGQSARQILSLLQGAIGSQSAAKTRTNTATVMSGADAGVPGSITAGAAATTSTAQQGSSGLALQNQPAGQPVSSMGQGPPAISHGTTPGVKRIWIVGHSFVHWASLRCASLPFGQSLGLPSNKASVRWLGDRGMCWPQLAGTISEALVRWGKPHIIILHLGGNDVGAIPVLQLIKVMQADIGWLRVRIPGVMIGWSHIIPRLHWRHMSAHTAAYRVRKKINASVAKTVTGSGGFVVRHEAISADRTELYRRDKVHLSDVGLDLFIGDIQRALLPLL encoded by the exons atgcatcgttccaggcgttctactctgcctcccagacgttaccagtcggaacaggaacctcctgcacctgcaaaagaaaaaataaagataagttttcaatctatttctgaggatgatttagatatcattcccccaactcaatatactactgttgtgtcagcccaggttcataatgtggaagagcagggaccTATTGATATTGAGTTAGCTCAGGAATCCCCCAGACCTCAAGCATTGCAGACCCAGCAGGCTAATTTACCTCTTGATAGTGTACAGGCCTCATTTTTAAGTGCTgtaccccctgctgctatgtcagcagtttctgacctattgaaaaacataatatccgctatggctgcagcctccccagggcccagtgtcacaccagctgttttccctcctgatccttctagtcaggatccggatcctgctttaactacccccagcaggcatcgccctttcacacctctcattGAGGCACCACACGTGGCAACACGCGGTCCCCAGCCCGGCCGGAACATGGCCCCTCAGCCCTCAACACCCGGACTTGCCCCTGGTCGCACCATACCCGAGGCCCATGCCATCTCAGGGCCTATGCTGCTCCCCCCGGGGCCTAGCGATCTCCTTCGCCAGCCGCGTGGTCCGGGTCCGACTTCCGGTGTCAACGCCAtgttagtgacgtcaccggaagcggacatcggcacttccggcttggcagattcccgcgcggtcacaaggacatcggctcccggggcaacgccacttgcaggtgagcaccgagagccgtccttggccgttggcgggttatcagtggggggtcgGAGGGGCATTAGCAGCGCAAGCAAACTGCGCAAGCGAACGGCACATTTGAATGTTAATCCTCAGGGGcatcaaaggggtcgctccatcataagaggtagtaccaggcagatagccagtgataggggtagggggacacgcagagttaacccttccagggcaatgaggccattacagtttatacaaatgggagataacgtaaatgccgttcagcaggccgctcccgatattattaacccacacagggctgatagtggtttagtgcaagcggccgctcagccgcaTGATATTGTGTCTAATAATAGCCTGCATGTGAATCAAGGCAATGTTCAAAGTATGCATGTTAATCAAAACATTGAGCATCATTTACCATCTCATCATTTACCATCCCCCATTGGTGTGAATGCGGCTTTGAATGGTGTGAACGTACAAGCAGCTCCTCAGGGATATAATACACCCCTGGTTGGCATACATAATGCGAATGTGCAATCTTTAAGCCAGCTACAACATCCCATTACTTTAGGCATACAAGGAGTACAACCCCTTGATCAGGGTATCCACTCCCCCATGGCAGCCACGCAgggcgctcatgcacactcattaaaccatgcacaatcaataagccaggcatgccataaccctattgtagaccagcagggtgtgaatgctcagacatctgcgaatggacagtcagtgagtcagggatttcatacaccacttcatatagctcatccaccccttgctactgataatccagacacatccattgggcaaagtgctcgccaaattctttctcttttgcagggggcaattggatcacaaagtgcagcaaaaacacggaccaacactgccacagtcatgagtggggcggatgcaggagtaccaggcagcattacagcaggagcagcagccaccacttccactgcacagcaagggtcttcaggactcgccctccaaaaccagccagcaggccagcccgtttccagcatgggtcagggacctcctgccattagtcacg gcactacccccggggtgaagcgaatctggattgtgggccactcctttgtccactgggcctccctacgctgtgcgtccctcccatttggccaatccctaggtctcccttccaacaaggcatccgttaggtggttgggtgatagggggatgtgctggccccaattagcaggaaccatatctgaggccctggtacgctgggggaagcctcacattattattcttcacctagggggtaacgatgtgggggccataccagttttacagttgattaaggttatgcaggcagacattgggtggctaagagtacgcatcccgggggtcatgatagggtggtcccatataataccccgtctccactggaggcatatgtcggcccatacggcggcataccgggttaggaagaagatcaatgcgtctgtagcgaaaaccgtcactgggtcaggtggcttcgtggtacggcacgaagccatttcggctgatagaaccgagctatatagaagggataaagttcacctttctgatgtggggctggatttattcataggggacattcagagagctctgttacccctcctgtaa